A single genomic interval of bacterium harbors:
- the nth gene encoding endonuclease III — MQKDRVPAILGALKGRYPRGERPWAKRNNPFRTLIGTILSAQTTDAQVDLVTPALFRRYPSAAALAKARPAEVRRIIKSVGLHQAKAKNIIAAARALIERFDGKVPAQRDELTGLAGVGRKTANVVLIKSFGAPAMPVDTHVFRVANRIGIGKGKTPEQVERALTKIIPQRILGAAHFWLIHHGRTICTARKPKCVECPVSKWCDYFRRST, encoded by the coding sequence ATGCAAAAGGATAGGGTGCCGGCGATCCTGGGTGCTTTAAAGGGCCGTTATCCGCGAGGGGAGAGGCCGTGGGCGAAGAGGAACAATCCCTTTCGCACCCTGATCGGGACAATACTCTCGGCCCAGACCACGGACGCCCAGGTCGATCTCGTGACCCCCGCCCTGTTCAGGCGATACCCCTCAGCTGCGGCGCTCGCGAAGGCAAGGCCTGCCGAGGTGCGCAGGATAATAAAGTCGGTCGGCCTGCATCAGGCCAAGGCGAAGAACATCATAGCCGCCGCGCGCGCTCTCATAGAGCGCTTCGACGGAAAGGTCCCGGCTCAGCGCGATGAACTCACCGGCCTCGCGGGTGTGGGGCGTAAGACCGCAAATGTGGTCCTCATCAAATCGTTCGGCGCGCCTGCGATGCCGGTGGACACGCACGTATTCCGGGTTGCAAACAGGATCGGCATCGGCAAGGGAAAGACGCCGGAACAGGTGGAGCGCGCGCTCACGAAGATCATCCCGCAGCGCATCCTCGGAGCCGCGCACTTCTGGCTCATCCACCACGGACGCACGATATGCACGGCGCGGAAACCGAAGTGCGTCGAATGTCCGGTCTCGAAATGGTGCGATTACTTCAGACGTAGCACCTAA
- a CDS encoding CPBP family intramembrane glutamic endopeptidase: protein LVIIHVLYATRGNSFIGPKISYIVAYLLMGAPLLVLWRRRRPLDFFVLDAKDLMRALKEFALVSLVIFPPFLIAAHGWQILVEGYSGFSPVGFPRFANMMLVQLILVALPEEFFFRGYLQSAMNGIFPKKRRFLGAQFGWGLIVTALVFAFAHTIVTYQWWHFAIFFPALVFGWMRERTGNILAPTLFHAASNLIMDWFVRCYV from the coding sequence GCTCGTGATCATCCACGTCCTCTACGCCACGCGCGGCAATTCCTTCATCGGCCCCAAGATATCGTACATAGTCGCCTATCTGCTCATGGGCGCGCCGCTCCTGGTGCTCTGGAGGAGGCGCCGCCCCCTGGATTTCTTCGTGCTCGACGCCAAGGATCTGATGCGCGCGCTCAAGGAATTCGCGCTCGTCTCTCTCGTGATATTTCCGCCGTTTCTCATCGCAGCGCACGGCTGGCAGATCCTCGTCGAGGGATACAGCGGTTTTTCCCCTGTCGGCTTTCCTCGCTTTGCGAACATGATGCTCGTGCAACTCATCCTCGTCGCCCTGCCCGAGGAGTTCTTTTTCCGGGGCTATCTGCAGTCCGCGATGAACGGGATATTCCCTAAGAAGCGGCGGTTCCTGGGCGCGCAGTTCGGGTGGGGCCTCATAGTCACAGCCCTGGTCTTCGCCTTCGCGCACACGATCGTCACCTACCAGTGGTGGCACTTCGCGATTTTCTTCCCTGCGCTCGTGTTCGGCTGGATGCGCGAGCGCACGGGCAACATTCTCGCGCCCACGCTCTTCCACGCTGCATCGAACCTCATCATGGATTGGTTCGTTAGGTGCTACGTCTGA